Part of the bacterium genome is shown below.
ATGCAAGCCTTGCGAGGTATTCCGAGGAGAAAAATGACTCAAATAATCTTGATGATGAAATATGGAAGGAAATATTTGGAATGGAAGGTGAGAATGATGTGGATGCACAGGCGATAAACTTAAGAAATGAAATCACACCCACCAGTACTAAAAAGCGAACTATCCGAATAGCATTCATTATCGCCTTATTTGCTGTAATTATGTTTGCAATTATACAAAATGTAGGTAATATTAAATTTATCATACAAAATGTGGGTAATATTATGGGTAATCAGAA
Proteins encoded:
- a CDS encoding SH3 domain-containing protein, whose protein sequence is MDDASLARYSEEKNDSNNLDDEIWKEIFGMEGENDVDAQAINLRNEITPTSTKKRTIRIAFIIALFAVIMFAIIQNVGNIKFIIQNVGNIMGNQKTTTKVTIGTVKKDVANIRSGPSTGYPIIGRMKKGEKVDILPEEEAVAPEEEAVATEWYVIRYKGGKGYIYKELVDR